The following DNA comes from Marichromatium purpuratum 984.
GCTGGCGCCCTGCTGCTTGGCTGCGGTGCGGGCGCGTGCCGCGGCGATCGCCGCCTGCTTGGCCTCGCTGCCGGCGCCGCTCTCGGCCTTGGCCTTGGCGGCGAGCGCCTCTTTCTTCTGGCGCATCCGCGCCTGACGCTCACGCTCCTGACGCTCGAGACGGGCCTGCTTGGCGGCGTGGCGCTCGCGCGCCTCCTCGGCCTTGCGCTTTTCCTGCTCGCGCGCCCACACCTCGGTCTTGGCGTAGCGGTAGTACTGCACCAGCGGGATGTGACTGGGACAGACCTGGGCGCAGCAGCCGCACTCGATGCAGTCGAACAGGTTGTAGTCCTGGGCGTGGTCGAAGTCCTTGGCGCGGGCGAACCAGTAGAGCTGTTGGGGCAGCAGGTTGGCCGGGCAGGCGTCGGCGCAGCGCCCGCAGCGGATGCAGGCGAGCGCCTGGCCGGGGTCCGGGGCCTCGGCGGTGGTGAGTGCCAGCAGACAGTTGACCGGCTTGGTCACCGGAACCCCTTGCTCCCCCAGCTCGAAGCCCATCATCGGGCCGCCACAGACGAGCTTGCGCGGCTGTTCGCGATAACCGTCGCAGCAGGCGATGAGGTCGGCCGCGGGGGTGCCGATGCGCGCCTCGAGATTGCGCGGCGCGGTGATCGCGCGCCCGGTGACGGTGACCACGCGCGCGATCAGCGGGCGTCCGTCGAGCACCGCCTCGGCCACCGCGTGTGCGGTGCCGACGTTCTGGCAGACGATGCCGATCTGCGCCGGGATGCCGTGGCTCGGCACCTCCTTGCCGGTGAGGATGCGGATGAGCTGCTTCTCGCCGCCGCTCGGGTAGAGCGTGGGGATGGCCACCACCTCGGCGCCGGCACGCAGATCGCTCTCGCCGAGGGCGAAGCGCATCGCCGCGATCGCCTCGGGCTTGTTGTCCTCGATGCCGATCAGCACCTCGGGGCCGCCGAGCAGGTGGCGCATGATCCGCACCCCCTCGAGGATGCGGCTGGCGCGCTCGCGCATCAGCCGGTCATCGCAGGTGATGTAGGGCTCGCACTCGGCGCCGTTGATCACCAGGGTGTCGATGCGCCGGTCCGGGCCGGGGTTGAGCTTGACCCCAGTGGGGAAGGAGGCCCCGCCCATGCCCACCACGCCGGCCCAGCGGATACGCTCGCGCACCTCGGCCGGATCGAGCTGGGCATAGTGGGTCATGGGGTCGGGCAGTTCGGCCCAGGCATCCTCGCCATCGGTCTCGATCACCGCGCAGAGTGCCGAGAGCCCCGAGGGGTGCGGCACCGGGCGCTCCTCGATGGCGACCACGGTGCCCGAACTCGAGGCGTGCACCGGGGCGCTGACATAGCCGTCGGCGGCGGCGATGCACTGGCCCTTGAGGACGCGATCGCCGACTGCGACGAGCACCCGCGCCGAGGCGCCGATGTGCTGCTGCAGCGGGATCACCAGCTGCTTCGGGACGGGCGCGACGGTGATCTCGCTGGCGTTCGATAGCGCCTTCTCGTCGGCGATGTGGATGCCGCCGTGGAAGGTCCACAGACGACGCTCGCTGGAGGGTATGGGGTTGGCTGCCATGTCGGCTCCTCGTGGATCAGGCGGCCGCGCGCCGGGAGTCGTCCTGTTGCTGCGGATAGGGCCAGCGCCAGGAGCGGATATCGGTGGCCACCGGCACCATGCTGATGCAATCGACCGGGCAGGGTGCGAGGCACAGCTCGCAGCCGGTGCAGGCCTCGTCGAGCACGGCGTGGAGCTGCTTGGCCGCGCCGACGATGGCGTCGACCGGGCAGGCCTGCAGGCACTTGGTGCAGCCGATGCAGTTCTGCGGATCGATATGGGCGACCGCCGGCAGCTTCTCCTCGGCGTCGAGTGCCACTGGGTCGCGACCGAGCAGGTCGGCCAGTGCCTGTACCGTGGCCTCGCCGCCCGGGGTGCACTTGTTGATGTCGTCCTCGCCGCGGGCGACGGCCTCGGCATAGGGACGGCAACCGGGGTGGCCGCACTGGCCGCACTGGGTCTGCGGTAGCAGGGCGTCGATCTGGTCGGCGATCGGGTCGCCCTCGATGTGGAAGCGGATCGCCGAGTAGCCGAGCAGCAGCCCGAACACGGCGGAGAGTGCGGCAAAGGCGAGGATGGCGGTCAGCATGGCTCTCGGGCGTCTATTCAGTTCGCGACCAGGCCGGCGAAGCCCATGAAGGCGAGCGACATCAGGCCGGCGGTGACCAGGGCGATGGCGCTGCCCTGGAAGGGTTCGGGGACGTCGGCGACGGCCACTCGCTCGCGGATCGAGGCGAACAGGGTCAGCACCAGCGAGAAGCCGAGCGCGGCGCCGAAGCCGTACAGGGTGGCCTCGACCAGAGTGTGATCGGCCTGCAAGTTGAGCAGCGCGACACCGAGCACGGCGCAGTTGGTGGTGATCAACGGCAAGAAGATGCCGAGCACCTGATAGAGCACCGGGCTGGTCTTGTGCATCACCGTCTCGGTGAACTGCACCACCACGGCGATCACCAGGATGAAGGCGATGGTGCGCAGATACTCGATGCCGAGCGGTACCAGCAGGTACTCGTTGACCAGCCAGGAGCTGATCGAGGAGAGGGTCAGCACGAAGGTGGTGGCCAGGCCCATGCCGGCGGCCGTCTCGAGTTTCTTCGACACCCCCATGAAGGGACACAGGCCGAGGAACTTGACCAGGACGAAGTTGTTGACCAGGACCGTCCCGACCAGGATGAGCGCGTATTCAGTCATGCCGTCTTCGTATCGGAATTGAGACTCGGGGTCGATGACGCGCTCGCGCGCGAGGGGCCCCGACGGGGCGGGCGAAATTCTCTAAGAATACGCGCCCGCATGGACCGCGACAACCGCTGCAACCGACCGCGCATTCTCTGCCGGGATGTCGGACGCGACATCCAGTCTGAACCTGTCGGGTTCGGGCTGTCACCGTGCCGATTGTGGGGATTGGTGCGGGCGGGCTCCACCGCATTCGTCAACCGGTGGTGGCCGCAGGTTCCCGATCATGGCCGGGGCGCGTGGCCCCGGCCGCGCGATCACTTCACCCGCATCCCCGGCTCGGCGCCGCTGTCGGGCGAGAGGATGAAGAGGTCGCTGCCGCCGGGACCGGCAGCGAGCACCATGCCCTCGGAGACGCCGAAGCGCATCTTGCGCGGGGCGAGGTTGGCGACCATCACCGTCAGTCGGCCCTCGAGGTCGGCCGGGTCGTAGGCGGCGCGGATGCCGGCGAAGACGTTGCGGGTCTCGCCGCCGAGGTCGAGGGTCAGGCGCAGCAGCTTCTTCGCGCCCTCGACCTGCTCGGCCGCGGCGATGCGGGCGATACGCAGGTCGAGCTTGGCGAAGGTGTCGAAGTCGATGGTCTCGGCGATCGGGTCGGCCTCGAGGTGCGGGTTGGCCGGCGCCGATTGCTGTTGCGCGGTGGCCGCTAGGTCCTCCTTCGATGCCTCGATCATGGCCTCGACCTGGGCCGACTCGATGCGCCGCATCAATGGCTTGAAGCGGGCGATCTCATGGCCGAGCAGTGGCGTGGCGAGCGCCGACCAGGTCAGCGGCTCGACCTGGAGGAAGGCCTCGGCGTCGGCAGCGGTGCCGGGCAGGATCGGGCGCAGATAGCCGATCAGCAGCCGGAACAGGTTGATCCCCATCGAGCAGATGTCGTGCAGCTCCTGTTCGCGCCCATCCTGCTTGGCGACCACCCAGGGCGCCTGCTCGTCGATGTACTGGTTGGCGCGATCGGCCAGGGCCATGATCTCGCGCACCGCGCGGGCGTATTCGCGGCCCTCGTAGGCGGCGGCGATGTGCTCGCCTGCGGCGGTGAACTCGGCGAACAGCTCGGGCGCGGCCAGGGTGTCGGCGAGCCTGCCGTCGAAGCGCTTGGTGATGAAACCAGCGCAACGGCTGGCGATGTTGACCACCTTACCGACCAGATCGGCGTTGACCCGGGCGGTGAAGTCCTCGAGGTTGAGGTCGATGTCGTCGACCCCGGCGCCGAGCTTGGCGGCGAAGTAGTAGCGCAGATACTCGGGGTCGAGATGGTCGAGATAGGTGCGCGCTTTGATGAAGGTGCCGCGCGACTTCGACATCTTCTGTCCGTCGACGGTAAGGAAGCCGTGGGCGAACACCGCGTCGGGGGTGCGGAACCCGGCGCCGTGGAGCATCGCCGGCCAGAACAGGGCGTGGAAGTAGACGATGTCCTTGCCGATGAAGTGATAGAGCTCGGCCTCGGAGTCGCTGCCCCAGAAGCGCTCGAAGTCGAGCCCGGGCTGGCTGGCGCCGAGGCGGTCGCAGAGGTTCTGGAAGCTGGCCATGTAGCCGATCGGGGCGTCGAGCCAGACGTAGAAGAACTTGCCTGGATGATCGGGGATCTCGAAGCCGAAGTAAGGGGCGTCGCGCGAGATGTCCCAGGATTGCAGCCCGGCCTCGAACCACTCGTCGAGCTTGTTGGCCACCTGGTTCTGCAGCCCGCCGCCACGGGTCCAGCCCTTGAGCATCTCCTCGAAGTCGCCGAGCTTGAAGAAGTAGTGATCGGACTCGCGCTGCTCGGGCACGGCGCCGGAGACGGCCGAGCGGGGGGTCTTCAGCTCGTTGGGCGAGTAGCTCGCGCCGCAGGCCTCGCAGTTGTCGCCGTACTGGTCGGCGGCGCCGCACTTGGGACACTCGCCCTTGATGAAGCGATCGGGCAGGAACATCTGCTCGACCGGGTCATAGGCCTGGGTGATGGTGCGCCGCTCGATGTGGCCGGCGTCGCGGTTGCGGGCATAGATCAGCCCGGCGTAGTGCCGGTTCTCCTCGGAGTGGGTCGAGTGATAGTTGTCGAAGCCAACGCGGAAGGCGGCGAAGTCGGCCTGGTGCTCGGCGCTGATGCGCGCGATCAGCGCCTCGGGCTCGATCCCCTCCTGGCGTGCGCGCAGCATGATCGGGGTGCCATGGGCGTCGTCGGCGCAGACGTACCAGCAATTGTGCCCGCGCATCTTCTGAAAGCGCGCCCAGATGTCAGTCTGGATGTACTCCACCAGATGGCCGAGATGGATCGGGCCGTTGGCATAGGGGAGGGCGCTGGTGATCAGGATGTCGCGGGGCGTGCTCATGGAATGGGCTCGGATGATTCGGGAACGGGGGGTGAATGCCCGCTATTATTCCACGACTGGCGCGATAGCGGCCATGGGGGGCGTCGGCGGTCAGCTTCCAGCGACCAGCCGCCAGCCGCCAGCCGCCAGCTGACAGCCACCAGCCACCAGCCGTCAGTCACCAGCCACCAGCCGCTGGCGCCAAGTTTCCCCACTGGAGGCTGCGAGCTGGAGGCTGGCAGCTGATGGCTGCCCACTTGATGGATTTGCTTGCTCCGTCGCGCGGCTTTGCGCTTGAATTAACGGTTTCTGATACCAACACTGGCGTCAAACCCGCGCGGCGGCGTCGCCGACGCATTCTCCGCGCGCCCGCCCCGACTCACCCACCGGCGCGCGGATCTGTCCTGACACGGAGTACCGCATGTCCGAACCCAGCAGAGAAGCCATCGAGACCGCCATCAAGTCCTACCAGGAGCCGCACCTGGGATGCGACCTGGTGGCCGCGCACGCCGTGCGTGATATCAACATCGACGGGGGGCAAGTGCGCATCGCCATCTCCCTCGGGTTCCCCGCCGACGGAGTGCGCGCGCAGATCGCCGAGGCGGTGCGCGAGCGCGTCGTCGCGTTGCCCGAGGTTTCGGGGGCCGAGGTCGAGGTCGTCAGCGAGATCAAGGCGCACGCGGTGCAGAAATCGCTCAAGCCGATCGACAACGTCAAGAACATCATCGCCGTGGCCTCGGGCA
Coding sequences within:
- the rsxC gene encoding electron transport complex subunit RsxC; translation: MAANPIPSSERRLWTFHGGIHIADEKALSNASEITVAPVPKQLVIPLQQHIGASARVLVAVGDRVLKGQCIAAADGYVSAPVHASSSGTVVAIEERPVPHPSGLSALCAVIETDGEDAWAELPDPMTHYAQLDPAEVRERIRWAGVVGMGGASFPTGVKLNPGPDRRIDTLVINGAECEPYITCDDRLMRERASRILEGVRIMRHLLGGPEVLIGIEDNKPEAIAAMRFALGESDLRAGAEVVAIPTLYPSGGEKQLIRILTGKEVPSHGIPAQIGIVCQNVGTAHAVAEAVLDGRPLIARVVTVTGRAITAPRNLEARIGTPAADLIACCDGYREQPRKLVCGGPMMGFELGEQGVPVTKPVNCLLALTTAEAPDPGQALACIRCGRCADACPANLLPQQLYWFARAKDFDHAQDYNLFDCIECGCCAQVCPSHIPLVQYYRYAKTEVWAREQEKRKAEEARERHAAKQARLERQERERQARMRQKKEALAAKAKAESGAGSEAKQAAIAAARARTAAKQQGASEPTDGA
- the rsxB gene encoding electron transport complex subunit RsxB, yielding MLTAILAFAALSAVFGLLLGYSAIRFHIEGDPIADQIDALLPQTQCGQCGHPGCRPYAEAVARGEDDINKCTPGGEATVQALADLLGRDPVALDAEEKLPAVAHIDPQNCIGCTKCLQACPVDAIVGAAKQLHAVLDEACTGCELCLAPCPVDCISMVPVATDIRSWRWPYPQQQDDSRRAAA
- the rsxA gene encoding electron transport complex subunit RsxA, whose protein sequence is MTEYALILVGTVLVNNFVLVKFLGLCPFMGVSKKLETAAGMGLATTFVLTLSSISSWLVNEYLLVPLGIEYLRTIAFILVIAVVVQFTETVMHKTSPVLYQVLGIFLPLITTNCAVLGVALLNLQADHTLVEATLYGFGAALGFSLVLTLFASIRERVAVADVPEPFQGSAIALVTAGLMSLAFMGFAGLVAN
- the metG gene encoding methionine--tRNA ligase yields the protein MSTPRDILITSALPYANGPIHLGHLVEYIQTDIWARFQKMRGHNCWYVCADDAHGTPIMLRARQEGIEPEALIARISAEHQADFAAFRVGFDNYHSTHSEENRHYAGLIYARNRDAGHIERRTITQAYDPVEQMFLPDRFIKGECPKCGAADQYGDNCEACGASYSPNELKTPRSAVSGAVPEQRESDHYFFKLGDFEEMLKGWTRGGGLQNQVANKLDEWFEAGLQSWDISRDAPYFGFEIPDHPGKFFYVWLDAPIGYMASFQNLCDRLGASQPGLDFERFWGSDSEAELYHFIGKDIVYFHALFWPAMLHGAGFRTPDAVFAHGFLTVDGQKMSKSRGTFIKARTYLDHLDPEYLRYYFAAKLGAGVDDIDLNLEDFTARVNADLVGKVVNIASRCAGFITKRFDGRLADTLAAPELFAEFTAAGEHIAAAYEGREYARAVREIMALADRANQYIDEQAPWVVAKQDGREQELHDICSMGINLFRLLIGYLRPILPGTAADAEAFLQVEPLTWSALATPLLGHEIARFKPLMRRIESAQVEAMIEASKEDLAATAQQQSAPANPHLEADPIAETIDFDTFAKLDLRIARIAAAEQVEGAKKLLRLTLDLGGETRNVFAGIRAAYDPADLEGRLTVMVANLAPRKMRFGVSEGMVLAAGPGGSDLFILSPDSGAEPGMRVK